Proteins from one Xenopus tropicalis strain Nigerian chromosome 1, UCB_Xtro_10.0, whole genome shotgun sequence genomic window:
- the vcan gene encoding versican core protein, with translation MLLEIKYIFWIFSAFSLTNAFRAVQVEKSSPVKGSLSGRVNLPCFFSTIPTLPPSYNITNEFLRIKWTKIVQSRDGKDPKETTVLVAQSGSIKIGQQYRGRVSVPSHPEDIGDASLTIVKLRASDAGVYRCEVLFGIEDTQDTVSLDVSGVVFHYRASTDKYTLDFEAAQKACIDNGAQIATPGQLRAAYEDGFEQCDAGWLSDQTVRYPIRSPRAACYGDKMGKEGIRTYGKRPVSEKYDVYCFVDELEGDLFHTTANKKFTFEEAKQECEKKNAALATVGDLYAAWRKGFDQCDYGWLADGSVRYPVSVARPQCGNGLLGVRTKYRFSNQTNFPNSLERFDAYCIQSKRNITESVSVRLIFPTEATTASIIKTVEKLPEKVTAKSVYSHGRQPATESISHLKAETTVTADARQRETVGPTDPSALLFQEEGTSASKLESSQDVIESSADQTEKITESPVKQQFSVTDNSIKLTKEVLYQSSQPPKGSMEAKTEEVIPTVIIHHKIVGDDIVTSPPEIEAGPEEPVDSVVTVSSLKHDFDSSSTQPEVDVITVYKTSTSVQPGVTSGFDSSEEGSQPIVATDLIISKDKHVVSTVTAHQDEFTDEGSRLELESTTLPESTVTQDGIVESEDSYAVAVEETTSPPVLLVQSSQPSHLDMHVPEAISTIKEQQPTETHTTYKETVEEQITPKPVPISTQKPHLIDVEPDEETSKGTIVIGESISHLKVTTESDMTGKQKQDIDSEYLTSGTSAKEPTQEPECEDTSDETQTNVHNEDSNQIPINLIVVEVNENVTGTFETVVNILDTGRLHLPDHNESSEENGQFFIDVLHLIPLVVEDDDDGSDCDNTTDVSTPPSLQFINGKQEITPAPRDSKAEEARQDQIESATPSENVSLTQISEVTDRVIMQTDVPSIATSVVVDIGGSSTHAKIQEPEFSGDTEINTETSPTYLPRTPSMVSVNRSVHLFTLESLEETDSKVLSTIESVTEGSRIKPEHMTDAPSFQLITEIATHASEQMLLAISEKTPKENFIPAEEDTKATEEPAIVTEASLVYNPPEGSGGLDSEPIVSVTASVHSLDEIKSSPTKGIVADTKADTTLPTLFPDTDLSSEEVKLVTSVFDQVTKVTATSKEKHEESITVDPTKSFGLLEEEEEGSAKEDVILDQQPTISSRVYATETLQTVTDSAQIKPTDSISFASEAITSISQDIITTGTTTDISSNHSASHVVTVESLLIQEGSGDIDNAYVSSTVSQEKYGQELLSTDSAKTTDTVTEETITLIKDGSQKEKEYVPTEILDKQTYKYGSTTVVTEQTEKITTTETEEESVVSESGDTESTSENVPVSTVKSPLTDLDSKQEIIYSTPFPSEVEHTAVEQYSSSPLPVLASTAFSSIDIAISDKTSVMKTSTILPFTGEGSADGDLEGILTPKPSLDSIKSDTEAITAIPVFTDDKTVGTGITHSLTPSEISPDITLVDQGSGDLVSSEAEIEITTAKDFATIFSVEITESADATTFSRGTEVKESPAEPETVESKLIFSTETPLSLEHITTVKLPKTIITDSLLTDTGSGDSDDLVTVSSPLTSLIQTQHETETISTVTSAEQSTLGLEMETTETDLKKVETLESEITYDKEKPQLQTTGITSQPTSEQSTQPPLKYILSTEYPISEGSGDMHEFTESSTSKTTEHRTSSILTAQSEKEHSTKLVYDSSGDEGIITGTTIYVTKTKSQSEDISSVFPTEESTVSLEAGTIKIDLHLESHTKDASIVESYAGLSTDTDVVSEAGTKATDIPPVHSTSGHISLLTVQETDSSHSPFIIESSGDKEDIFTTTETYAIKTDTDMSTVFPMEKTSLSSPGETSGALEIHTKDAEKVESETGFSAASQEMLKVVTQIVTVPGDLATKEISITDLPYESSGEDMFTDTTTYAARPKLDREIIRTSPPTEKHTGIVESTTELELGDIKETELVEFETVISTGAQEVSTQATQASSIVHLYSPTEDIISTVSPDGSSGDGIFPDTETYAIKMHSEVISTLISTEQPKVNLSIESIALETTTKDADQLSVDGEQASATISVHPATSVFTEDSSGDDASIFTDTYPYKTEMDSKVVSTSFPAEEVTVGFAVETSKIGLGLETEAAESTTVFSGAAQTESETTDMFPAHSTSKITPSLPVKEIISTDESSGDYGLLLTATKDYATKAEPVGSTIFPTEGPEVSLEVETSATGLKLESSTKYDEVAESETGVITDMLETSKVVTQANEISSHLDGEPITSRPIRKYYSTDSVFLDQGSGDHTQDDLATVASTETLETKTEGATEAIDTHSAATESWLSLKIETSIKPEFVSSTDMQDISETGKETPSATLHHEMSQYVTDTPHKEVFSTKSDILDAGSGTDEGVFQDVISTPVPKTESKSPESRYVSIVQSATEYTAHTAQPSTITHVETEEPRESIFSTKYPDSDVGSGDQYETVEAGTSEVKTSTEKTKTLKPHLIFSTDAPEKAPATDGVAAYPTSIMGEVSEITVTEQGSGEEIQPTTVIDEQTKAERKFEDQTGEAVITVLVPEYPETLEPENITLDGHSEIPTKEAETPEPTISVSTSTGAMLLEIKSTQDVPISHTQSITEFTLGLEEEVTSKPSVFIFEESSDKTIWVGTEGKTISEVISASPSATEFILDDKTSKQISEDFELSTMKEDIKLELKSTPATVPETTESLFTEKALLYEEGSGDIISTTTKEDISEKPIYTGVAEPTVEVDEAPVSTRGPEDLTEPETEILQETSLDITEYYLRSTQQPEISTEPSHVISKDTLEITETLIEQITEESVHTTTRPTVQPEIADTAFELFSGLGSGEVTHIDESVTPSTSIKIDESFSITKEKHSEPFLYTDKPELHETKSYKPDTEMYSKATSQLDVDSSLLETTDEKFLDIETQTLPLTSDTVPAKEESEWDQEVIGPKPSTVVGTIRPDTEETVTTLPFIPESSHDGGPKVTSEQVVTPEDSVLPVMTSAFPAEIHVPTEKEFESVVTSRPSMLVDKEYHETVHSEIVTLSSEVESSTDDDDEISGTEQSAETPEEILETTELTYTKTTIKPEVEGDEYQFSPSLENLSKIHAISDSVTSQALLLREQTESDVISTKGTFETEYVSKEDGDGDTTVSLVEEHITSGDSKSEYFTEDTKLIDKSLASTPTYIHKEEVDVSKATEETTVTTQELSPKYPVTVILVNGASDYTGKIIPSTLPSAGSGTDHVVSEQEVSADIAATYKPEDVHLVDTTESPLDHSERTDILDESVSVTSDHKEDATSSQQHVVHDIDHITKHTLPTEEPSIDSDKVLTQLYGQLTDTDSPPSHKLEESFTPFPQYSDENVETQSALVVQKEFSTVSYNIAEPFDEKTIESAVPEEEANAAVPVTSEPDVEVTDGIEIHISTSNNVEGTELQISSQDPCKVNPCQGGGTCYARGGSSFVCTCMPGFSGDQCEIDIDECQSNPCRNGAACVDGINSFSCICLPSYAGSLCEQDTEVCDYGWHKFQGHCYKYFAHRRTWDAAERECRVQGGHLTSIMSNDEQTFVNRLGHDYQWIGLNDKMFENDFRWTDGSTMQYENWRPNQPDSFFSAGEDCVVIIWHENGQWNDVPCNYHLTYTCKKGTVACGQPPFVENAKTFGKAKPRYEINSMVRYHCMEGFVQRHLPTIRCRGDGRWDLPKVSCLKPSNFQRTYSKKYYYKFTPPEMRASMNSPKHHHSWSRTWQNSPR, from the exons TTCAAGTGGAAAAGAGTTCCCCAGTGAAGGGTTCGTTATCTGGAAGAGTGAATCTGCCATGCTTTTTTTCAACCATACCAACATTGCCACCCAGCTACAATATTACAAATGAATTCCTGAGGATCAAATGGACCAAAATTGTTCAGAGCAGAGATGGAAAGGACCCAAAGGAAACTACAGTTTTGGTGGCCCAAAGTGGAAGTATTAAAATTGGACAACAATATAGAGGCAGAGTGTCTGTGCCAAGTCACCCTGAAGACATTGGGGATGCATCTTTAACCATAGTCAAACTACGTGCTAGTGATGCTGGTGTTTACCGATGTGAAGTTCTGTTTGGGATTGAGGATACCCAAGACACAGTTTCCTTGGATGTTTCAG GAGTTGTGTTCCACTACCGAGCCTCTACTGACAAGTACACTTTGGACTTTGAGGCTGCTCAGAAAGCATGCATAGACAATGGTGCCCAAATTGCAACTCCTGGACAACTGAGAGCAGCTTATGAAGATGGTTTTGAGCAATGTGATGCTGGGTGGCTTTCTGACCAGACTGTTAG ATATCCAATCCGCTCGCCTAGAGCAGCCTGCTATGGTGATAAAATGGGAAAGGAAGGAATCCGTACCTATGGAAAGCGTCCTGTTTCTGAGAAATACGACGTGTACTGTTTTGTGGATGAACTGGAAG GTGACCTGTTTCACACGACTGCTAACAAAAAGTTCACCTTTGAAGAAGCCAAACAGGAGTGCGAGAAGAAGAATGCCGCTCTGGCCACAGTGGGAGATCTGTATGCGGCCTGGAGAAAGGGATTTGACCAGTGTGATTATGGATGGCTTGCTGACGGCAGCGTTCGTTACCCAGTATCTGTGGCCCGACCCCAGTGTGGAAATGGTTTGCTTGGAGTTCGTACCAAATACCGCTTCAGTAACCAGACTAATTTCCCTAATTCACTGGAGAGATTTGATGCATATTGTATCCAAA GCAAAAGGAATATAACGGAATCTGTATCTGTTAGATTGATATTTCCGACTGAAGCAACAACCGCCAGTATTATAAAAACAGTAGAAAAATTACCTGAAAAGGTAACAGCAAAGTCTGTTTATTCTCATGGACGACAACCTGCAACAGAAAGCATTTCACATTTGAAAGCAGAAACAACTGTTACAGCTGATGCCAGACAGAGAGAAACAGTAGGCCCAACAGATCCATCAGCTCTATTATTTCAAGAAGAGGGTACCTCGGCTTCTAAACTGGAAAGTAGCCAAGATGTAATAGAATCTTCCGCTGATCAGACCGAAAAAATAACAGAGTCTCCTGTGAAACAACAATTTTCTGTAACTGATAATTCCATAAAACTGACAAAAGAGGTTTTATATCAAAGTTCACAGCCCCCAAAAGGGTCAATGGAAGCCAAAACTGAAGAAGTTATCCCAACGGTTATAATACATCATAAGATTGTTGGTGATGACATTGTTACCAGCCCACCAGAAATAGAAGCAGGACCTGAAGAACCCGTTGATAGTGTTGTGACAGTAAGTAGTTTAAAACATGATTTTGATTCCTCAAGCACACAGCCTGAGGTGGATGTAATTACAGTGTACAAAACATCCACCTCTGTGCAGCCTGGAGTAACTTCAGGCTTTGATTCCTCTGAGGAAGGTAGCCAGCCAATTGTGGCTACAGACTTGATAATTTCAAAAGACAAACATGTAGTTAGTACAGTTACAGCCCATCAAGATGAGTTCACAGATGAAGGCAGTAGACTTGAACTAGAAAGTACAACATTGCCTGAGAGCACTGTCACTCAGGATGGAATTGTAGAATCTGAGGACAGTTATGCAGTTGCTGTGGAAGAAACAACATCACCACCAGTGCTTCTTGTTCAGTCAAGCCAACCATCACATTTAGACATGCATGTTCCTGAAGCCATCTCTACAATCAAAGAACAACAACCAACCGAAACACACACCACTTATAAAGAGACAGTCGAAGAACAGATAACACCAAAACCTGTTCCTATTTCTACCCAGAAGCCACATCTGATAGATGTGGAACCCGATGAGGAAACCAGCAAGGGAACAATAGTGATTGGTGAGTCTATTTCTCATCTAAAAGTTACAACTGAATCTGATATGACAGGCAAACAGAAGCAAGATATTGACTCAGAATACCTGACAAGCGGAACTTCTGCAAAAGAACCCACCCAGGAGCCAGAATGCGAGGACACCTCAGATGAGACTCAAACGAATGTACACAATGAAGATTCGAATCAGATACCAATCAATCTGATCGTTGTAGAAGTTAATGAAAATGTGACAg GTACATTTGAAACAGTTGTTAACATATTGGATACAGGAAGACTTCATTTACCTGATCATAATGAGTCCAGTGAAGAGAATGGCCAATTTTTTATAGATGTTTTACATTTAATTCCACTTGTTGTTGAGGACGATGATGATGGATCAGATTGTGACAATACTACTGATGTTTCAACGCCCCCTTCATTGCAATTTATTAATGGGAAACAAGAGATCACACCTGCACCAAGAGATTCCAAAGCTGAGGAAGCTAGACAGGATCAAATTGAAAGTGCCACACCATCTGAAAATGTTTCACTTACTCAAATCAGTGAAGTTACAGACCGAGTCATAATGCAGACAGATGTCCCTAGCATTGCAACATCGGTGGTTGTAGATATTGGGGGGAGCAGTACACATGCAAAGATACAAGAACCTGAATTCAGTGGGGATACAGAAATTAATACTGAGACTTCTCCAACTTATTTGCCACGAACACCAAGTATGGTTTCAGTTAATAGATCAGTGCATTTATTTACACTGGAATCCTTAGAAGAAACAGATTCTAAAGTTTTGAGCACTATTGAATCAGTTACTGAAGGGAGTAGAATTAAACCTGAACATATGACAGATGCACCCTCATTCCAACTGATAACTGAAATAGCCACCCATGCAAGTGAACAAATGTTATTGGCAATATCAGAAAAAACACCTAAAGAGAATTTTATTCCAGCAGAGGAAGATACAAAGGCGACAGAGGAACCAGCTATTGTCACTGAAGCTTCCCTTGTTTATAATCCGCCTGAAGGTTCAGGGGGTTTAGATTCAGAGCCCATTGTTAGTGTAACTGCTTCTGTGCATAGCTTGGATGAAATCAAGAGTTCTCCTACAAAAGGTATTGTAGCTGATACCAAAGCTGATACCACTTTGCCTACATTATTCCCTGATACAGATTTGTCATCTGAAGAAGTCAAGCTTGTTACATCAGTATTCGATCAGGTGACAAAAGTTACAGCCACAAGCAAAGAAAAACATGAGGAAAGCATTACTGTAGACCCAACAAAAAGTTTTGGATTgcttgaagaagaagaagaagggtcAGCTAAAGAAGATGTTATTTTAGATCAGCAACCTACTATTAGTAGCAGAGTGTATGCTACAGAAACCTTGCAAACAGTAACAGACTCAGCTCAAATAAAACCTACTGATTCCATATCTTTTGCTTCTGAAGCAATAACTTCTATATCTCAAGATATAATCACAACTGGAACTACTACTGATATTTCATCCAATCATTCTGCCAGTCATGTAGTCACTGTAGAGTCCCTGTTGATACAGGAAGGTTCAGGCGATATAGACAATGCATATGTTTCAAGTACTGTATCACAAGAGAAATATGGACAGGAATTGCTGTCCACAGATTCAGCTAAAAccactgacacagttacagaagAAACCATCACTCTGATAAAAGATGGTTCacagaaagaaaaagaatatGTACCTACTGAGATTCTAgataaacaaacatacaaatatgGTTCAACTACAGTAGTGACTGAACAAACAGAAAAAATCACCACAACTGAAACAGAAGAAGAATCTGTTGTATCTGAGTCTGGTGATACTGAGTCAACATCTGAAAATGTACCAGTTAGCACAGTGAAAAGTCCACTGACAGACTTAGATTCCAAACAAGAAATTATTTATTCAACTCCCTTTCCATCAGAAGTAGAACATACAGCTGTAGAACAATACAGTTCCTCTCCATTACCAGTCTTGGCATCTACAGCCTTTAGCAGTATAGACATAGCCATTTCAGATAAAACATCTGTTATGAAAACCAGCACCATTTTACCATTTACAGGCGAGGGTTCAGCTGATGGTGATTTGGAGGGCATTCTTACTCCCAAACCTTCTTTAGATTCCATAAAATCTGATACTGAAGCAATTACAGCTATTCCAGTCTTTACAGATGATAAAACAGTTGGAACTGGCATCACTCACAGTTTGACACCAAGTGAAATAAGCCCAGACATAACATTAGTAGATCAAGGCTCAGGAGATCTTGTTAGCTCTGAAGCAGAAATTGAGATAACAACTGCAAAAGACTTTGCTACAATCTTTTCTGTAGAAATTACAGAAAGTGCAGATGCTAcaacattttcaaggggaacagAAGTAAAAGAATCACCTGCAGAACCCGAGACAGTGGAATCTAAATTGATCTTCAGCACTGAAACACCTCTTTCTCTGGAACACATTACAACAGTAAAACTCCCCAAAACTATTATAACTGACTCATTATTGACTGATACAGGTTCAGGTGACTCAGATGATCTAGTCACAGTTTCCTCCCCCTTGACTTCACTAATCCAAACACAACATGAAACTGAAACCATAAGCACAGTTACATCAGCTGAACAATCCACATTGGGTTTGGAAATGGAAACAACAGAAACAGATCTTAAAAAAGTAGAGACACTTGAATCAGAAATAACTTATGATAAAGAAAAACCTCAATTGCAAACTACAGGCATAACATCACAGCCCACTAGCGAACAATCTACACAACCTCCTCTTAAATACATACTAAGCACTGAATATCCAATAAGTGAAGGATCAGGAGATATGCATGAATTTACTGAATCATCTACATCCAAAACTACAGAACATAGAACATCAAGCATTTTAACAGCACAGTCTGAGAAGGAACATAGTACAAAATTAGTTTATGACAGTTCAGGAGATGAGGGCATTATCACAGGTACTACAATATATGTTACCAAAACTAAATCTCAAAGTGAAGACATCAGTTCAGTATTTCCAACCGAGGAATCAACAGTAAGTTTAGAAGCTGGCACAATTAAAATAGATCTTCATTTAGAAAGCCATACCAAAGATGCAAGTATTGTGGAGTCTTATGCTGGTCTGAGTACAGATACAGATGTAGTATCCGAGGCTGGAACAAAAGCAACAGACATCCCACCAGTACATTCAACTAGTGGGCATATTTCTTTGCTTACAGTACAAGAAACAGATAGTTCTCATTCACCTTTTATCATTGAAAGCTCAGGAGATAAAGAGGACATTTTCACAACTACAGAAACATATGCAATCAAAACAGATACTGACATGAGCACAGTATTCCCAATGGAAAAAACATCATTGAGTTCACCTGGAGAAACAAGTGGTGCATTGGAAATCCATACCAAAGATGCAGAAAAAGTTGAGTCAGAAACAGGATTCAGTGCAGCATCACAAGAAATGTTAAAGGTTGTAACACAAATTGTCACTGTTCCAGGAGATTTAGCTACCAAAGAAATTTCAATTACAGATTTACCTTATGAAAGCTCTGGAGAGGATATGTTCACAGACACCACAACATATGCAGCTAGACCTAAACTGGACAGAGAAATCATCAGAACCTCACCCCCAACTGAAAAACACACAGGGATTGTAGAATCAACAACAGAGCTTGAGTTAGGTGATATCAAAGAAACAGAATTAGTTGAATTTGAAACAGTCATTAGTACAGGTGCACAAGAGGTGTCTACACAAGCTACACAAGCATCTTCCATCGTACACCTATATTCACCTACTGAGGATATCATCAGCACTGTTTCACCAGACGGGAGCTCAGGAGACGGAATTTTCCCAGATACTGAAACCTATGCAATTAAAATGCATAGTGAAGTCATTAGCACATTAATTTCTACTGAACAACCGAAAGTGAATTTATCAATAGAAAGTATTGCCTTAGAAACTACAACCAAAGATGCAGACCAGCTGTCTGTAGATGGAGAACAAGCATCTGCCACCATAAGTGTACACCCAGCTACCTCTGTTTTTACTGAGGATAGCTCAGGGGACGATGCAAGTATTTTTACTGATACATATCCATATAAAACAGAAATGGACAGCAAGGTTGTCAGCACAAGTTTTCCAGCTGAGGAAGTAACAGTGGGATTTGCTGTAGAAACAAGTAAAATAGGTCTAGGTTTGGAAACAGAAGCAGCCGAATCTACAACTGTGTTCAGTGGAGCTGCACAAACGGAATCTGAGACAACAGACATGTTCCCAGCACATTCAACTAGTAAGATCACTCCATCTCTTCCAGTTAAAGAAATAATCAGCACAGATGAAAGTTCAGGAGATTATGGCTTGTTACTAACAGCTACTAAAGACTATGCAACTAAAGCTGAACCAGTTGGCAGCACAATTTTCCCTACTGAGGGACCCGAAGTGAGTTTAGAAGTAGAAACAAGTGCAACAGGTCTTAAGTTAGAAAGTTCTACCAAGTATGATGAAGTGGCTGAATCTGAAACAGGTGTTATAACAGATATGCTAGAAACCTCAAAGGTTGTAACACAAGCAAATGAAATATCCTCACATTTAGATGGAGAGCCTATTACATCAAgaccaattagaaaatattataGCACTGATTCAGTATTTCTTGATCAGGGCTCAGGAGACCACACTCAGGATGATTTAGCAACAGTTGCATCTACTGAGACTTTGGAAACAAAAACTGAGGGGGCTACTGAAGCCATTGATACACATTCTGCAGCTACAGAGTCCTGGCTGAGCTTAAAAATAGAAACATCAATAAAACCTGAATTTGTTTCATCTACAGACATGCAGGATATATCAGAAACCGGAAAAGAAACACCTAGCGCCACACTACATCATGAAATGAGCCAATATGTTACAGATACCCCACATAAAGAGGTATTCAGCACTAAATCAGATATTTTAGATGCAGGCTCAGGAACTGATGAAGGAGTGTTCCAAGATGTCATATCTACACCTGTGCCAAAAACAGAATCCAAGTCACCAGAAAGTAGATATGTAAGCATTGTTCAGTCAGCTACCGAATATACTGCACACACAGCACAACCAAGCACCATTACACATGTTGAAACAGAAGAACCAAGGGAATCTATTTTCAGTACAAAATACCCAGATAGCGATGTAGGTTCAGGTGACCAATATGAAACTGTTGAAGCAGGAACAAGTGAGGTAAAAACTTCTACTGaaaaaacaaagacattaaaACCACACTTAATTTTTAGTACAGATGCACCTGAAAAAGCACCTGCTACAGATGGTGTAGCAGCATATCCAACCAGTATTATGGGTGAAGTTTCTGAAATCACTGTAACTGAGCAAGGTTCTGGAGAGGAAATCCAGCCAACCACAGTAATAGATGAACAGACCAAAGCTGAAAGAAAGTTTGAAGATCAGACTGGAGAAGCTGTCATAACAGTTTTAGTCCCAGAATACCCAGAGACACTGGAGCCCGAAAACATTACATTGGATGGGCACTCAGAAATCCCTACCAAGGAAGCTGAAACACCAGAGCCCACAATAAGTGTTAGCACAAGTACCGGGGCAATGTTACTTGAAATAAAATCAACACAAGATGTGCCAATATCGCACACTCAGTCTATAACTGAATTTACATTAGGCTTAGAAGAGGAAGTTACTAGCAAACCATCTGTATTCATTTTTGAAGAAAGCTCAGACAAAACAATATGGGTGGGAACAGAAGGAAAAACTATTAGTGAAGTCATTAGTGCATCGCCTTCAGCAACTGAATTTATTCTTGATGACAAAACAAGCAAACAGATTTCTGAAGATTTTGAGTTATCAACTATGAAGGAAGACATAAAACTAGAATTAAAATCAACACCTGCAACAGTTCCAGAGACCACAGAGTCTCTGTTCACTGAAAAAGCTTTATTGTATGAGGAAGGATCAGGAGACATAATTTCTACAACTACCAAGGAGGACATTTCTGAAAAGCCAATTTATACAGGTGTTGCTGAACCAACTGTAGAAGTTGATGAAGCACCTGTCAGTACAAGAGGTCCTGAAGATTTAACTGAACCAGAGACAGAGATACTCCAGGAAACAAGTTTAGATATAACTGAATATTATTTACGCTCCACACAGCAGCCAGAAATAAGTACAGAACCATCCCATGTAATTTCTAAAGACACTTTAGAAATCACTGAGACATTAATAGAACAAATTACAGAAGAGTCCGTGCATACAACAACAAGGCCCACCGTACAACCAGAGATAGCAGATActgcttttgaattattttcagGACTAGGTTCAGGAGAAGTTACACATATTGATGAATCTGTTACACCTTCTACCTCAATAAAAATAGATGAATCTTTTAGCATAACTAAAGAAAAACATAGTGAGCCTTTCCTTTATACAGACAAGCCAGAATTGCATGAAACAAAGAGCTACAAACCTGACACAGAAATGTATTCAAAAGCAACTTCCCAGTTGGATGTAGATTCCAGCTTACTGGAAACAACAGATGAGAAGTTTTTGGATATTGAAACACAAACACTGCCATTAACAAGTGATACTGTTCCTGCAAAGGAGGAATCAGAATGGGACCAAGAAGTTATTGGACCTAAGCCATCCACAGTTGTTGGAACCATTAGACCTGACACTGAAGAGACAGTTACAACTTTACCTTTTATTCCAGAGAGTTCACATGATGGTGGTCCCAAAGTAACTTCTGAGCAGGTGGTGACTCCTGAAGATTCTGTTTTGCCAGTTATGACTAGTGCATTTCCAGCAGAAATTCATGTTCCTACAGAAAAAGAGTTTGAATCTGTGGTAACCAGCAGACCAAGTATGCTCGTTGACAAGGAATATCATGAAACTGTACATTCGGAAATAGTTACCCTTTCATCTGAAGTAGAAAGTTCaacagatgatgatgatgagattaGTGGCACAGAGCAATCAGCTGAGACACCTGAAGAAATATTGGAAACAACAGAGTTAACCTATACAAAAACCACCATAAAGCCTGAGGTTGAAGGAGATGAGTATCAGTTCAGCCCAAGTTTGGAGAATTTAAGCAAAATACATGCAATTTCAGACTCAGTTACATCCCAAGCTTTACTGTTGAGGGAACAAACTGAAAGTGATGTAATCAGCACAAAAGGAACATTTGAAACTGAATATGTATCAAAGGAAGATGGAGATGGCGATACAACAGTTAGCCTAGTGGAAGAGCATATCACATCTGGTGATAGTAAATCTGAATATTTCACTGAAGATACAAAATTGATAGACAAGTCTCTTGCAAGCACACCTACTTACATTCACAAAGAGGAGGTTGATGTAAGTAAGGCAACAGAGGAGACTACAGTGACAACTCAAGAACTAAGTCCAAAATATCCTGTGACTGTTATTCTTGTTAATGGGGCCTCTGACTATACTGGAAAAATTATTCCCAGTACTTTGCCATCTGCTGGTTCAGGTACTGATCATGTTGTCTCAGAGCAGGAAGTCAGTGCAGATATTGCTGCTACCTATAAGCCAGAGGATGTGCATTTAGTAGATACAACTGAGTCACCTTTAGATCACTCTGAAAGAACAGATATTTTGGATGAATCTGTATCAGTCACTAGTGATCATAAGGAAGATGCCACCTCTTCACAGCAGCATGTTGTACATGACATAGACCACATAACTAAGCATACATTGCCTACAGAGGAACCAAGTATAGATTCAGATAAGGTCCTAACTCAATTATATGGACAGTTAACAGATACTGATTCCCCCCCAAGTCACAAACTGGAGGAATCATTTACTCCATTTCCACAATATTCTGATGAAAATGTGGAAACTCAGTCAGCCTTAGTTGTACAGAAAGAATTTTCAACAGTTTCGTACAATATAGCTGAGCCATTTGACGAAAAAACAATTGAATCTGCAGTTCCAGAAGAAGAAGCCAATGCCGCTGTGCCTGTAACATCTGAACCTGATGTGGAAGTAACTGATGGAATTGAAATCCACATTTCCACTAGTAATAATGTTGAAGGAACTGAACTTCAGATTTCAA GTCAAGACCCATGCAAAGTAAATCCATGCCAAGGTGGAGGGACCTGTTACGCTCGTGGAGGTTCATCC